Genomic DNA from Deltaproteobacteria bacterium:
ACTCAGTTCGGTAAGGCGGTGGGGAGGCCCATCACAGAGCCCGGGTTGAAATTCAAAGTCCCCATTATCCAGAAGGCCAACTTTTTCCCGAAACAACTCCTGGAGTGGGATGGAGATCCGGGCCAGATCCCGACTTTGGACAAGACCTTCATCTTCGTTGACACCTTCGCCCGGTGGAAGATCGTGGATCCCTTGAAGTTCTTTGAGACCGTCACCAATGTGGGGGGCGCCCTGGCCCGCCTGGACGATATCCTGGACTCGGCCGTCCGAAACTTTATCACTTCTTATCCCCTGATCGAGACGGTCAGGAAAAGCAACCGCAAGCTGGAATTCGAAATCGGAGCCAGCGATATGGAGAAAAAGGGTCTTCTTGGGAAGGTGACAACCGGGAGGGAGAAGATCGTCCGGGGGATCCTGAACGAGGCCCAGCCCAAGTTGGAGAAATTCGGCATCCAACTCGTGGACGTGAAAATCAAGCGGCTCAATTACGTGGAGGAGGTCCAGAGGTCTGTCTATGGCAGGATGATCGCGGAAAGGAAACAGATCGCAGAGAAGTTCCGTTCCGAGGGACAG
This window encodes:
- the hflC gene encoding protease modulator HflC, translating into MKTKVLIIPVVIAIIVFSSSVYVVDEREQVVITQFGKAVGRPITEPGLKFKVPIIQKANFFPKQLLEWDGDPGQIPTLDKTFIFVDTFARWKIVDPLKFFETVTNVGGALARLDDILDSAVRNFITSYPLIETVRKSNRKLEFEIGASDMEKKGLLGKVTTGREKIVRGILNEAQPKLEKFGIQLVDVKIKRLNYVEEVQRSVYGRMIAERKQIAEKFRSEGQGEARKIEGEMEKELKRITSGAYRKAQEIKGKADAEAAMIYAQAFGKDPEFYSFLQTLKIYKEAMNKDSSMIMTTNSEFLKYFKGYQEKEQ